tcaaaataatgaaaatcatcTGGTTTATGTAAATACTGATGTTAAGGTCAAGATTACtatgatattttcattaatgatAAACTTTAACATTTTCgtactcaatattttttatatataagagaAGACTCTTTTCGTTTCTTTGTGGTAATATATTATTACACTTCAACATGCACTTCTCCGTATTGgctttattcttcttttttgctGTGGTGAGTACGCATAATTcgtacaataaaatttatattttggaaatatttttatcgtaGGAAAAGACgcattcataattttctttcgaataaATAGTGGCCTCCTCTGTGGTAATAGATCCTTTTTTTGGCCAATgtgtttagaaaaattcaatataattcatCTCATAAATAATTTGAGCAATTACTGTTAATGAACCATATATAAATCCTTTCAATTCACTCTTTACGTAACATTCAATATGAGAGAAACTGCAAATGGATAAAATATGGATTTGTAATACTTCTAatcataatgaaataaattggaaaaattctaTTATCATACATTTTTGTAGTACAATATGTAATATTTCGCTAGACTTAACatgtttttacgaaaaatacAGCACCAGACATTATTCTCCACAAAAAGGCGTGTCGTCTGAAGACAGGAAAAAATGTGCGAGGAATTGATCAGctcttttttaaattgttacAGAAAATAGTAAATTCCCAATTATTGTTTCCTTCATCTGTGTTTTTCTATTGAGGGTGGTTTTATGAAAGACTGACATTTCAATAATAAAGTTAATGTTCTGTAGAAAaccaattttaattttcatgaaaGCACAATTTTCATTTGTCTTTACAAATTTAGTTTGTCACTGTCACCTTCTTCCTATTTGCCTGAAGTTAGGAAACAGAAAGTAATCGTAGGGAGTCAGATGATGTGAATACGGTGGAGGAGTTGATGAGTGAGTCGTTTTGATGCATTAAAACTGTTCTATTCGTAATTATTAAAACTGTACAGAAAATCCGAGTTATATTGAACAGTTCCCATTTTCTCTGGTCCTAAATATTCAACAAAGATCAAACCTCTAAAATAAGACAGTTTTTGTCTAATATAGTTCATTATTTTGACTCTATTTAGTTTCTGGGCTATACCGTTTTGCTATTAGTTTGTCATAACTAATTTCCTCTGCAAAGTTATAACACACCAGTCCATGATATATATTGGGCTACTGCTGATTATTCTCTATCatcagatttttgaaaaattctacaatttataTAACTTATAACATGAAAAATGGGAGAAAAAGAACTATCAACAATTTATACACTAGACATCCTCATGATTATTTGAATACTATAAAATGAATATGTACACATAATATGAACAAATATCATTATTGTGTTACTTTTGTTATGATAATGGATATTTTTCAAGTACTTAGAATCATAATACGTGATTATTCAAGCTACGATAAACTTTTTCATCCAAATTACAACAGTATATAAACAATAATCGATTATAATGATGTGGTAATATAAGTCAACttatttttcatctttgttGAATATAGATATCAGCCGAAATTAGTCACGAACAGATTGAATCCTCCaaaaaaatacgtgaaaaatGTCAATCGGACCCTGCCACTAAAATCGATGAAGCTAGCTTCGACAAAATGAGACGTGGTGAAAAAGTCAACGATCCCAATTTGGGAAAACACACACTATGTATGAACGTAGGAAGTGGAGTTCAGAACCAAAATGGAGACATTAACTTAGATAAACTCAAAGAAATTGTTGAGAAAGGCAGAAATAACAAGGACAAAGTGGACGAAATTATGAGTAAATGTGGCACAAGGACTTCCACAAATGCCGAAGAAGCTGCGATAGGTTTATCAGATTGTCTAAAGAAATACAGACCTGCACCACCACCAGGTGAACATCGTGGCCATCaacattaataattttgtaatctgaatttattcaaatatatatattttctgacTTATCAATGTTTCTTAAATATTCCTTCTTTCACGATAAAGACGATATTTTATTACTGCTATTCTTGAACACAAATATTGGATTCCATGGATTGAGTAGACTAGTAAATTTTTGCTGATCGCAAGGGAAAAAGGATGGGGCTAGGGGCAAAGTTAGCAGCTTACACCACTAAAAATGGATAACTAGCTCAAAATACCAACAGAAAACATCAGATATGGACTGATGTGACGTTTACAACCAACacatggaaaaataaaaagaaaggaATAGGTCCAGAAAACGGCAAACATAAACACGATAAGAACCTTTTTATGAAAACCTATAAATTGGGTTGGATTCTCTACCTGTTGagaaattcaatatattattaagatATTTCAACACCTACATAAGTAAACAGGTAATATCGTGAGTAAACAACACTTGCATATCAGGGcaatattgtcaaaattattttatttctgttgaaaGTAATCACCACATGCATCAAACACTACTGTAATTGAAGTGATGGAAATGCTCTCAAATAAATTGATCAATATTATCCTCCGTCGTGGCGTCGTATATGTTTTTTTTGGGCTAAAGAATAACCAGAAACCCCACGTTGCCAAATCAAGCAAATAGGGGGGATGTTCAATGACTGTTATTAATATCATGTAAAAATTTAACTGCCGTGTGTATGACGCTGAATTATCGGGATGCAGCATTAACCCAAATAATGACTGACTCAAGAACTGCAGATAAGCATTTTGTGGTGTACAAGTCTGTTTATCTTCAATCTTAATTGCTTCCACTATCCCTATACTACTAAAAAACTACTTACTTAACTTTCTTGCAGTCTGTGGTTTTTAGCCTTTGTTTGTGTGAATCCTTACACGACTCCGGTGTTAGTGAAAACCATCATAAAACGGTGaacgtatttatatattttatcattatttgcTATTTTAGAaagaactaaaaatatttttttcacataaagaTGATGATGTaaactgaaatttattattgCGGATCCAACATTAAGAGCTGTTTCAATTTCTTGATAGGT
This DNA window, taken from Diorhabda sublineata isolate icDioSubl1.1 chromosome 4, icDioSubl1.1, whole genome shotgun sequence, encodes the following:
- the LOC130442408 gene encoding uncharacterized protein LOC130442408: MHFSVLALFFFFAVISAEISHEQIESSKKIREKCQSDPATKIDEASFDKMRRGEKVNDPNLGKHTLCMNVGSGVQNQNGDINLDKLKEIVEKGRNNKDKVDEIMSKCGTRTSTNAEEAAIGLSDCLKKYRPAPPPGEHRGHQH